A DNA window from Vicinamibacterales bacterium contains the following coding sequences:
- a CDS encoding VWA domain-containing protein produces the protein MARGLVVEMDMQRVVIASIVALLATPVVGETGQTGSEPQTGGMFRSGVDLVTVSATVRDRRGRAVVDLAETDFEVLDRGVRRPIAQFRREAAPVSVAILFDVSGSMDLASRALAARFAAHHVLSWLEHGRDEAALFAFDSRLHEVAPFTVDTRALQGALGEVDPFGATSLHDAIADTAKRISERANHRRAIVVLTDGIDTASRLTPAEVSGIASEIDVPVYVIAVVLPIDNPDANGRPARDESVPAAVGTIRELAAWTGGELFYASTPSDTSKIARQVVRELREQYLIAFEPGADAGWHPIEIRTTRKNLTVRARGGYVAGARSRSNEF, from the coding sequence ATGGCACGGGGGTTGGTTGTGGAGATGGACATGCAGCGGGTAGTGATCGCCTCCATCGTCGCCTTGCTGGCGACTCCGGTGGTGGGCGAAACAGGCCAGACCGGGAGCGAGCCGCAGACGGGCGGCATGTTCCGGTCCGGCGTGGACCTCGTGACGGTGAGCGCTACCGTCAGGGATCGCCGCGGCCGTGCGGTCGTGGACCTGGCCGAGACCGACTTCGAGGTGCTCGACCGCGGGGTCCGGCGCCCGATCGCCCAGTTCCGTCGTGAAGCGGCGCCTGTCAGCGTCGCGATTCTGTTCGATGTCAGCGGCAGCATGGACCTCGCGTCCAGGGCGCTTGCCGCACGGTTTGCGGCGCACCACGTGCTCTCCTGGTTGGAGCACGGCCGCGACGAGGCCGCGCTGTTCGCTTTTGACAGCCGGCTGCACGAGGTGGCCCCGTTTACGGTCGATACGCGTGCCCTGCAAGGTGCGCTGGGGGAGGTCGATCCGTTCGGGGCCACTTCGCTGCACGATGCGATCGCCGACACGGCGAAGCGCATCTCTGAACGCGCGAACCATCGTCGCGCCATCGTGGTGCTGACCGACGGCATCGACACGGCAAGCCGGCTCACGCCGGCGGAGGTGTCCGGCATCGCCAGCGAGATCGACGTGCCGGTCTACGTCATCGCGGTGGTGCTGCCCATCGACAACCCCGACGCCAACGGCCGGCCCGCGCGCGACGAATCCGTGCCGGCGGCGGTCGGCACGATCCGCGAGCTGGCGGCGTGGACGGGCGGGGAGCTGTTCTATGCCAGCACGCCTTCCGACACCAGCAAGATCGCCCGCCAGGTGGTCCGCGAGCTGCGCGAGCAGTACCTGATCGCGTTCGAGCCCGGCGCCGACGCGGGCTGGCATCCCATCGAAATTCGTACGACGAGGAAGAACCTCACGGTTCGGGCGCGTGGCGGTTACGTCGCCGGCGCGCGCAGTCGCAGCAACGAGTTCTAG